The Cyclobacterium amurskyense genome contains the following window.
CTTGTTTGAGTATGGCAAAAGCTTCAACCGGTAAGGAAATGTATGGCTGGTATGGAGCCTTTCTTATTTGCCTGACCATAAGTATGGCCTTACTGATCCGCGCTACACAAAGCTTGCCGATCGGAACAGCTTATGCAGTTTGGACGGGTATTGGGGCTGTAGGGACGGTTTTGGTTGGGATATTTTTCTTTAAAGAACCGGCTCATTTCTGGCGATTGTTTTT
Protein-coding sequences here:
- a CDS encoding DMT family transporter — translated: MNWILLIIAGLFEVAFASCLSMAKASTGKEMYGWYGAFLICLTISMALLIRATQSLPIGTAYAVWTGIGAVGTVLVGIFFFKEPAHFWRLFFIFMLIGSIIGLKAVSH